Proteins co-encoded in one Gossypium arboreum isolate Shixiya-1 chromosome 11, ASM2569848v2, whole genome shotgun sequence genomic window:
- the LOC128284300 gene encoding uncharacterized protein LOC128284300: MAEETGFTSGDKLKSLILSEMWLLVQDDFDVTVSATIVMLPDAEERSAISNLTAWLEKLNDALHDADDFLDELSFDVLRRLLFPWSRANNYGYLSKMSSQIQVIKNRLTSPERVFDMLNFFDHLLVKIPLMAAKSTTLVAGCPTRMKTTEKNGSKKRNLSFVSDDLLRQERKGIRKPGELRHRLESLTKNEEEFIKSSVPEIVEIYDDLTKSGINNVKVTATNDLTREGVQSKFRDLENQLYDKSNDKVECKDFPGLEQALKNTAWGEIPEYLESIAIQIEKDRGKTTDVFHIAIQILVCAAIKEMKDFSVGDLDWDTLKKWGATLNYAEKFGFQVRFADNLLKKNLLAYFAVQNLPKSTAKK; the protein is encoded by the exons ATGGCGGAAGAAACTGGGTTCACCTCGGGCGACAAATTGAAATCCCTTATTCTCTCTGAAATGTGGCTGCTTGTCCAAGATGACTTCGACGTCACCGTCTCTGCAACCATAGTTATGCTTCCTGACGCCGAAGAGCGATCTGCGATCAGCAATTTGACAGCTTGGCTTGAAAAGCTGAACGATGCACTTCACGATGCCGATGACTTTCTCGATGAGTTATCTTTCGATGTTTTGAGAAGGCTTCTCTTTCCCTGGTCAAGGGCAAACAATTATGGTTACCTTTCCAAAATGAGCTCTCAAATTCAGGTCATTAAGAACAGGTTAACTTCCCCTGAAAGGGTGTTCGACATGTTAAACTTTTTCGATCACCTCCTCGTTAAAATCCCTTTAATGGCTGCAAAGAGCACAACTTTGGTAGCAGGTTGTCCGACTAGGATGAAGACGACGGAAAAG AACGGAAGCAAGAAAAGAAATCTGAGCTTTGTTTCCGATGACTTATTGAGACAAGAAAGAAAAGGAATAAGGAAACCGGGGGAGCTCCGACACCGACTAGAATCATTAACAAAAAATGAAGAAGAGTTTATCAAGTCATCCGTGCcagaaatagtggaaatttacGATGATCTAACCAAAAGTGGGATAAATAAT GTAAAGGTTACTGCAACCAATGATCTAACTCGTGAAGGAGTACAATCTAAATTCCGTGATTTGGAAAACCAACTTTATGACAAAAGCAACGACAAAGTGGAATGCAAAGATTTTCCAGGCTTGGAACAGGCATTGAAGAACACTGCTTGGGGGGAAATTCCAGAGTACCTCGAATCCATTGCAATCCAAATCGAAAAAGATCGTGGAAAAACTACTGATGTTTTTCATATCGCCATTCAAATTTTGGTCTGCGCTGCGATCAAAGAGATGAAAGATTTCTCGGTTGGGGATTTGGATTGGGATACCTTGAAAAAGTGGGGCGCCACACTTAATTACGCTGAGAAATTTGGTTTTCAAGTGAGATTTGCTGATAACCTGTTGAAGAAGAATTTGCTAGCCTATTTTGCTGTTCAAAATCTTCCCAAATCGACTGCAAAAAAATAG
- the LOC128283723 gene encoding uncharacterized protein LOC128283723: protein MSNGSKKRNLNFVSDDSLRQERKGIREPRELRDRLESLTKNEEEFIKSSVPEVVKIYDDPTKRGINNAKVTATDDLTREGVQSKFRDLENQLYDNGNDKVECKDFPGLEQALKNTAWGEIPEYLESIAIQIEKDRGKTTDVFHIAIQVLVCAAIKEMKDFSVGDLDWDTLKKWGTTLNYVEKFGFQVRFADNLLKKNLLAYFAVQNLPKSTAKK, encoded by the exons ATGTCGAATGGAAGCAAGAAAAGAAATCTGAACTTTGTTTCCGATGACTCATTGAGACAAGAAAGAAAAGGAATAAGGGAACCGAGGGAGCTCCGGGACCGACTAGAATCATTAACAAAAAATGAAGAAGAGTTTATCAAGTCATCCGTGCCAGAAGTAGTGAAAATTTACGATGATCCAACCAAAAGAGGGATAAATAAT GCAAAAGTTACTGCAACCGATGATCTAACTCGTGAAGGAGTACAATCTAAATTCCGTGATTTGGAGAACCAACTTTATGACAATGGCAACGACAAAGTGGAATGCAAAGATTTCCCAGGCTTGGAACAGGCATTGAAGAACACTGCTTGGGGGGAAATTCCAGAGTACCTCGAATCTATTGCAATTCAAATCGAAAAAGATCGTGGAAAAACTACTGATGTTTTTCATATCGCCATTCAAGTTCTGGTCTGCGCTGCTATCAAAGAGATGAAAGATTTCTCGGTTGGGGATTTGGATTGGGATACCTTGAAAAAGTGGGGCACCACACTTAATTACGTTGAGAAATTTGGTTTTCAAGTGAGATTTGCTGATAATCTATTGAAGAAGAATTTGCTAGCCTATTTTGCTGTTCAAAATCTTCCCAAATCGACTGCAAAAAAATAG